One window of the Strix uralensis isolate ZFMK-TIS-50842 chromosome 3, bStrUra1, whole genome shotgun sequence genome contains the following:
- the SMIM8 gene encoding small integral membrane protein 8, producing MSSIKPPNENETPKERKPGLRSVQTTMLFRAVNPELFIKPNKPVMAFGLIAITLCVAYLGYLHATVENKKELYEAIDSEGSRYMRRKTSKWD from the exons ATGTCTTCCATCAAACctccaaatgaaaatgaaacaccCAAAGAGAGAAAACCAGGACTGAGGAGTGTTCAGACAACTATGCTCTTCCGAGCTGTGAACCCAGAGCTTTTCATTAAACCT aacAAACCTGTGATGGCATTTGGACTCATAGCAATTACCCTCTGTGTGGCCTACCTTGGTTATTTGCATGCCACAGTAGAGAATAAAAAGGAACTCTATGAAGCAATCGACAGTGAGGGGTCCAGGTATATGAGGAGGAAAACTTCCAAGTGGGACTGA
- the C3H6orf163 gene encoding LOW QUALITY PROTEIN: uncharacterized protein C6orf163 homolog (The sequence of the model RefSeq protein was modified relative to this genomic sequence to represent the inferred CDS: inserted 4 bases in 2 codons; substituted 4 bases at 4 genomic stop codons) — MIRNPDLDSFVCCAVCSKIMPPPPSSTTFGRILEYKPFRTQCCTHCNILEIGADIQQEPHEKKEAEIQEHTEKIKAELWSQTEMRKQDAVDKALKEAAANHRAFVXDLKQKLGKKLREEVRKVKAKMQQYMEDEQKREAEAVXIAHRLQCVLTECAQEKMQAVAXARKQERKAALKEAARQHRCSXKQLKEEHMLAEELYHKNIEQLNKEKCHDLNIALSITQKENQIETEKELKKAETLYLDELEKVMVTVKTAEQQVKXLMQKLEKMTDWKGSLETEIQATRQAFQKYIDATFPNLSPGQADFILPFRKALQQKDTPEAAEDSDKXYKRTSIRSVIFTAMGKQNYKCWRIN; from the exons ATGATTAGAAATCCTGATCTGGACTCCTTTGTTTGTTGCGCTGTATGTTCAAAAATAATGCCACCACCACCTTCCAGCACTACTTTTGGTCGGATTCTGGAGTACAAGCCTTTCAGAACACAGTGTTGCACTCATTGTAATATACTGG AGATTGGAGCAGACATTCAACAAGAACCACATGAAAAGAAGGAGGCAGAGATACAAGagcacactgaaaaaataaaagctgaactTTGGTCTCAG actgaaatgCGGAAGCAAGATGCAGTGGATAAAGCTCTCAAAGAGGCAGCCGCTAACCACCGTGCATTTGTATAAGACCTTAAACAAAAACTTGGAAAGAAATTAAGG GAAGAGGTGAGGAAGGTAAAGGCAAAGATGCAGCAGTACATGGAGGATGAGCAGAAGagagaggctgaagcagt cATAGCTCACAGACTTCAGTGCGTCCTCACGGAGTGTGCCCAGGAGAAGATGCAAGCGGTGGCTTAAGCCAGGAAACAGGAGAGGAAGGCAGCCCTGAaggaagcagccaggcagcacaggTGCTCTTAGA agcaACTCAAAGAAGAACATATGTTAGCTGAGGAACTGTATCATAAGAATATAGAGcaattaaacaaagaaaaatgtcatgaCCTTAATATTGCCCTGAGTATCACACAAAAAGAGAATCAGATTGAGACTGAAAAAGAGCTCAAAAAAGCAGAGACTCTATATCTTGATGAGCTGGAAAAAGTGATGGTTACAGTGAAAACAGCAGAACAACAGGTAAA ACTCATGCAAAAACTGGAGAAGATGACAGATTGGAAGGGCAGCCTGGAAACTGAAATACAAGCAACAAGACAAGCTTTTCAAAAGTATATCGATGCCACATTTCCTAACCTATCCCCTGGACAAGCAGATTTTATTCTGCCATTCAGAAAAGCACTTCAGCAGAAGGATAccccagaagcagcagaggaCAGTGACAAGTAATATAAGAGAACTAGTATTAGAAGTGTGATATTCACAGCCATGGGTAAACAGAACTACAAATGCTGGAGAATAAATTAA